From the genome of Sphingomonas sp. HMP6, one region includes:
- the rplQ gene encoding 50S ribosomal protein L17 produces MRHRVGGRKLQRTSAHRIALFRNMSAALIKHEQITTTVAKAKELRPYVEKLITLAKKGGLSNRRLAHTRLLDDAQLVKLFDVLATRYADRNGGYTRVVKAGIRMSDASPMAIIEFVDRDVSAKGQDSGPVMTDGEYDEAA; encoded by the coding sequence ATGCGTCATCGCGTAGGCGGTCGTAAACTGCAGCGTACCTCGGCACATCGCATTGCGTTGTTCCGTAACATGTCCGCCGCCCTCATCAAGCACGAGCAGATCACCACCACCGTCGCCAAGGCGAAGGAACTGCGCCCGTACGTTGAAAAGCTGATCACGCTGGCGAAGAAGGGTGGCCTGTCCAACCGTCGCCTGGCACACACGCGCTTGCTCGACGATGCGCAACTGGTGAAGCTGTTCGACGTGCTGGCCACGCGCTATGCCGATCGCAACGGCGGCTACACGCGCGTCGTCAAGGCAGGTATCCGCATGTCGGACGCGTCGCCGATGGCGATCATCGAATTCGTCGATCGCGACGTCAGCGCCAAGGGCCAGGATTCGGGTCCGGTGATGACCGACGGCGAGTATGACGAAGCGGCGTAA
- a CDS encoding 50S ribosomal protein L11 methyltransferase, whose amino-acid sequence MNNGDDLKAVARAGFEPMVVAAGRDGRKLAALAGLASKIGLGARVYPLALQAREHAPDDVEVAARTQQLIGNSVPRWHFSMLRDEPRNTAFDAALRRAVTPGTHVLDIGAGSGLLSLMAARAGAGRVVACEENPAIADIATRIVATNGYAEQIRVVTGNSTELDVEADLEGRADVIVSEIVSNNLLAEGVLKTLADASSRLLAPGGQMIPAGGDVMVALGSWSAIEERDVAVVDGFDLSGFNALAQVPRTVAVADTTLTLHSDAVALLTFDFTAAPPREPHRATSTLTTTGGPIGGVVQWIRLQLDAETAYENRPGPAAKSHWGAQYYPFDEPLDLPAGTAVRIAGLHDGQRLLIWRGDEA is encoded by the coding sequence ATGAACAATGGGGATGATCTGAAGGCCGTCGCGCGCGCTGGCTTCGAACCGATGGTGGTCGCGGCAGGACGCGACGGCCGCAAACTCGCTGCACTCGCCGGCCTTGCCTCAAAGATCGGCCTGGGCGCGCGGGTCTATCCGCTGGCGCTGCAGGCGCGCGAGCATGCCCCCGACGATGTCGAAGTCGCCGCCCGCACACAGCAATTGATCGGCAACAGCGTACCGCGCTGGCATTTCTCCATGCTGCGCGACGAACCCCGCAATACCGCGTTCGACGCCGCACTTCGCCGTGCCGTGACGCCGGGCACGCACGTGCTCGATATCGGCGCGGGCAGCGGGCTGCTGTCGCTGATGGCGGCACGCGCTGGTGCCGGGCGAGTCGTGGCGTGTGAGGAGAACCCCGCCATCGCCGATATCGCGACGCGAATCGTAGCCACCAATGGCTATGCCGAGCAAATTCGGGTGGTGACTGGCAATTCGACCGAACTTGACGTGGAAGCCGATCTGGAGGGGCGCGCGGACGTAATCGTCTCCGAAATCGTGTCGAACAATCTGCTGGCGGAAGGCGTTCTCAAGACGCTGGCCGATGCATCATCGCGATTACTCGCGCCCGGTGGCCAGATGATCCCGGCCGGTGGCGACGTGATGGTTGCGCTGGGCAGTTGGTCGGCGATCGAGGAACGCGATGTCGCGGTTGTCGATGGCTTCGATCTCAGCGGCTTCAACGCGCTGGCACAGGTGCCGCGCACCGTCGCCGTGGCCGATACGACGCTGACCTTGCACAGCGATGCGGTTGCGCTGCTGACGTTCGACTTCACTGCCGCGCCACCGCGCGAGCCGCATCGCGCGACGTCGACGCTGACCACGACTGGCGGGCCGATCGGCGGTGTCGTGCAATGGATCCGGCTGCAGCTCGACGCGGAGACCGCGTATGAGAACCGCCCCGGTCCCGCGGCGAAATCCCATTGGGGCGCGCAATATTATCCGTTCGATGAGCCGCTCGACCTACCGGCGGGGACTGCGGTTCGGATCGCGGGCCTGCATGACGGGCAGCGTCTGCTGATCTGGCGCGGCGACGAAGCCTGA
- the guaA gene encoding glutamine-hydrolyzing GMP synthase yields the protein MTQPTDSFLADSILIVDFGSQVTQLIARRVRESGVYSEIAPFTTAEAAFARMAPKGVILSGSPASVLDEGSPRIPQAILDSGVPILGICYGQQVLMHQLGGSVTLGESGEFGHAVIEVTDECVLFDGLWHTGEKHSVWMSHGDKVTALAPGFRPVAVSPGSPIAVVADDSRKYYATQFHMEVAHTPDGAKLIANFARHVCGLTGEWTMAEFRAAKIAEIRAQVGQGRVICGLSGGVDSAVAAVLIHEAIGAQLTCVFVDHGLMRTAEAEQVVTLFRNHYNIPLVHVDAEATFLAGLAGVTDPEAKRKFIGAAFIDIFEAEAKKVGGADFLAQGTLYPDVIESVSFTGGPSVTIKSHHNVGGLPARMNMQLVEPLRELFKDEVRALGRELGLTEAFVGRHPFPGPGLAIRIPGEVTKERCDILRKADAIYLEEIRAAGLYDTIWQAFAVLLPVRSVGVMGDGRTYDNVLALRAVTSTDGMTAEAFQFPGDFLPRVATRIVNEVKGINRVTYDYTSKPPGTIEWE from the coding sequence ATGACCCAACCGACAGACTCGTTCCTCGCCGATTCTATCCTGATCGTCGATTTCGGCAGCCAGGTAACCCAATTGATCGCGCGGCGCGTCCGTGAGAGCGGCGTGTATAGCGAGATCGCGCCTTTCACCACCGCCGAGGCGGCCTTCGCCCGCATGGCACCCAAGGGGGTGATCCTGTCGGGCAGCCCGGCCTCGGTGCTCGATGAGGGGAGCCCCCGCATTCCGCAGGCAATCCTCGACAGCGGCGTGCCGATTCTCGGCATTTGCTACGGGCAGCAAGTGTTGATGCATCAGCTTGGCGGATCGGTCACACTCGGCGAAAGCGGCGAATTCGGTCATGCCGTGATCGAAGTGACGGACGAATGCGTCCTCTTCGACGGCCTATGGCACACCGGTGAGAAGCATTCGGTGTGGATGAGCCATGGCGACAAGGTGACTGCACTTGCCCCCGGCTTCCGGCCGGTCGCCGTCAGCCCTGGCTCGCCGATTGCGGTCGTCGCCGACGATTCGCGCAAATATTACGCGACGCAATTCCACATGGAGGTTGCGCACACCCCTGACGGTGCAAAGCTTATCGCCAATTTCGCGCGGCATGTCTGCGGGTTGACCGGCGAGTGGACGATGGCCGAGTTCCGCGCAGCCAAGATCGCCGAGATCCGCGCGCAAGTCGGTCAGGGCAGGGTGATTTGCGGCCTTTCCGGCGGAGTCGATTCCGCAGTGGCGGCGGTGCTGATCCACGAGGCGATCGGCGCGCAACTGACTTGCGTCTTCGTCGACCACGGCCTGATGCGCACGGCCGAGGCGGAGCAAGTCGTCACGCTGTTCCGCAATCATTACAACATCCCGCTGGTCCATGTGGATGCAGAGGCGACGTTCCTTGCGGGGTTGGCCGGGGTCACCGACCCGGAGGCGAAGCGCAAGTTCATCGGGGCAGCCTTCATCGACATTTTCGAAGCCGAGGCGAAGAAGGTCGGCGGTGCCGATTTCCTCGCGCAGGGCACGCTGTACCCCGATGTGATCGAGAGCGTAAGCTTCACCGGCGGCCCGTCGGTGACGATCAAGAGCCACCACAATGTCGGCGGGCTCCCCGCGCGCATGAACATGCAATTGGTCGAGCCGCTGCGCGAACTGTTCAAGGACGAAGTCCGTGCGCTTGGCCGCGAACTCGGTTTGACCGAGGCATTCGTCGGCCGGCATCCGTTCCCCGGGCCTGGTCTCGCGATCCGCATCCCCGGCGAAGTCACCAAGGAACGCTGCGATATCCTGCGCAAGGCGGATGCGATCTATCTTGAGGAGATCCGCGCGGCGGGTTTGTACGACACGATCTGGCAGGCGTTTGCGGTGCTGCTGCCGGTGCGCAGCGTCGGCGTGATGGGCGACGGGCGGACGTATGACAATGTGTTGGCGCTGCGTGCGGTAACCTCGACCGACGGGATGACCGCCGAGGCGTTCCAGTTTCCGGGCGATTTCCTGCCGCGCGTGGCGACGCGGATCGTCAACGAAGTCAAAGGCATCAACCGCGTGACCTACGACTATACGTCGAAGCCGCCTGGCACGATCGAGTGGGAATGA